The DNA segment CGTGGCCGTTAGCAGCGTGGGTGCATTGGGAGCCCGCGAGATGCCTGCAATGTCGTTCGGGCCAAGCACCTGATTGTAGATGCTCAACTCGTCGAGCTGGCCGTTGAAGTAATTGCCGCCGGTAAACGTGACACCATCGGCCGCCACATCCGAAAGCGCGCCAATCAACTTAAACGGAGCGGTTTTGGCGCCGCTGTTGCTAGTGCCTGTAGCGTTCAGCACGCCATCGATATAAAGCTGCAGTATGCCGGTCGTGGCATCGCGCGTCATCGCAATGTTGTGCCACTGGCCGTCGTTCACCGGATCGGTGCTGAAAACGCCGCCGGAATCGCCGACATAAAGTCCAATTCGTCCGGTAGCGTCGAGTACACCCCAGTCAATGTCGTTGGCGCTGCCTGTTTCATCGGCGCCGGTGATCGCTGGGGCGGCATAGTGCAACTCGGAACCTACCTGTGTCGTCTTGATCCACACATCCAACGTGCTGGTCGTACCCAGGACATTCGCCAGATTGCTCGCCAGTTGTACCGCGGATTGACTAGTTGCGGAATTGTAGGCGCCGTTACCGCTAAATGATAAAGCTGCTGCGCCGGACTCGCCGGGAGTCACCCACTGCGGCAATGTGCTGCCAATTAATGTTCCGTTGTTGGAGCCAGCGGAATCGAGCACCAAGGCGCCAGTGCCTGTATCTAAGTGGTAAAAATCAATTGCACCCGCCGTGGGCGGCGTGGTGGTATTGGCGATATTGGAATAATCTGAATCGCCGATAATATTTGTCGAGCGAACACGATAGTAATATTGCGTATTAGCAATAGCGGTAGTGTCGGTATAGCTGGTTAAATTCGCTCCCATCAGTGCAACTTGGCTAAAATTTACGCCGTCGGTCGATCGCTCGATCTTAAAACCGCTTTCGTTGTTAGAGTTGTCTACCCAGGTAAGATTCACGCGCGACGAAGTGATTCCAGACGCCATGAGCGCCGTAGGCGCCAGAGGCGGAGTTGTCACCGGAACTAGGAGGCCATAAATCGTCAGCGCTCCTGACGAGCCAACGAAAACCTTTCCATCGGCGATCGTTGGCGTGATGAATTTCACGCCTGCACCCATCTGATCACGGGCAGCGTTTTGGTTGCTGTTGTACAGCTCGGTCAGCGTAGTGGCATCGTAAGCATGCAAAACCTGGTGTGATGCATCCCATTGCACATCCCACGCAATGCCGTTGGTGGTGCCGTTGGCGGAAATACTTGGCGTTCCCCCTTGGGTATTGTAGACAACCGTGCTCTGGGCAGCGGGTGCTGCCGAAAGGAGGCCGTTGGTAAGTGTGAAACGCTTGAGGACGTCGCCAACTGCATGATAGTAAACAGATGAATTAAAGTAGGCTGGGCTGCCCCACTCGCCATGCCCCAGAGAAACCTCTTGGATCACATTGTCGGTTGAGGCACTGTGCTGTCCCATGTTGTCACGATTGACAACATAAATGATTCCTTGCTTGCCTGCGCCGATGATTTCATCAGGGTTCGGGCCCGACTGTGTGGGAACTATCAGTGGTCCGCCCGATCCAAGATCAGCATCGGCATCGGCCAGCGCCTGTTCGTTGAAAGGAGCAAAGTAATCAGTGGCGTCCAAACCGTAGCCATTGATGTTCGGATCTGCTGACGTGCTATTGTCCGGCATGATGGCAATGAACGAATCGCCGTAATCTCCGACCGTGGCATTGAAGTCGCCGTTGCCGGAGATTGTATATAGCTGCACTCCATCAGACGCCAACCCTGCTCCGGACTGCCAGAGGCCGCTTTCGCCTGCATTTGTGTCCGTGTCGAGGTTGGGTGTTGTATTGAAAACGCTGACCAATTGCAACGTGGAGGCGTTGAACCCAAGAATCCAGCCGTGATACGGGTCGGTGTCTGCAAATGCGCCGTATCCGGCGTAAACAACGCCGTTAAGTAAGGTGAGCGCAACCCTTTGCAGTTCTTTGTCGGCCTGAAATGGCACGGTTGTGCCGTTCCCACCGACGCCATTGCCATGCACCGATGCCGTGACGAGCATGGGAGTAACTTTATCAGCGCCTGTCGTGATATCGAGGGCGTGGATGTGATGCGAATAAACATCTTGTCCTACTACATCGTTTGTGAAGGCATCGATATACATCGTATCGGTGGACAAGTCGATTACCGGGGTACTGGTAATACCGACATAAGGAGTAGTGTCGTGATCAGGCCCGTAACGATTGCCGATGTACGGGCTGGGCACC comes from the Pirellulales bacterium genome and includes:
- a CDS encoding LamG-like jellyroll fold domain-containing protein is translated as MKKLKAADRHAWRRSSGNGVNAICLFAFEALETRALLSVNVLTWHNDNTRQGLNSNEVILSPANVNSSQFGELFSYPVSGQVYAQPLYVSNLVIPGRGTLNVVFVATMTNDVYAFNADDNSGAGEGLLWHVNLGTPAAVPSPYIGNRYGPDHDTTPYVGITSTPVIDLSTDTMYIDAFTNDVVGQDVYSHHIHALDITTGADKVTPMLVTASVHGNGVGGNGTTVPFQADKELQRVALTLLNGVVYAGYGAFADTDPYHGWILGFNASTLQLVSVFNTTPNLDTDTNAGESGLWQSGAGLASDGVQLYTISGNGDFNATVGDYGDSFIAIMPDNSTSADPNINGYGLDATDYFAPFNEQALADADADLGSGGPLIVPTQSGPNPDEIIGAGKQGIIYVVNRDNMGQHSASTDNVIQEVSLGHGEWGSPAYFNSSVYYHAVGDVLKRFTLTNGLLSAAPAAQSTVVYNTQGGTPSISANGTTNGIAWDVQWDASHQVLHAYDATTLTELYNSNQNAARDQMGAGVKFITPTIADGKVFVGSSGALTIYGLLVPVTTPPLAPTALMASGITSSRVNLTWVDNSNNESGFKIERSTDGVNFSQVALMGANLTSYTDTTAIANTQYYYRVRSTNIIGDSDYSNIANTTTPPTAGAIDFYHLDTGTGALVLDSAGSNNGTLIGSTLPQWVTPGESGAAALSFSGNGAYNSATSQSAVQLASNLANVLGTTSTLDVWIKTTQVGSELHYAAPAITGADETGSANDIDWGVLDATGRIGLYVGDSGGVFSTDPVNDGQWHNIAMTRDATTGILQLYIDGVLNATGTSNSGAKTAPFKLIGALSDVAADGVTFTGGNYFNGQLDELSIYNQVLGPNDIAGISRAPNAPTLLTATAETGPVAHLTFTSPSTYALNLEIDRKTGVNGTYTPLVTLSASATMYDDTTVQTGTSYYYIVKAIDAAGTSAVSNALSVTPPAPTVVARSIFYNDSSFDGENGSSNLTDLNAIATDKQALLPGETATFANYTSYSKGITGIMIDVANLVVLPRPDDFDFRVGNDNDPDNWAMAPTPYLINTYPGRGPGGSTQITVVWNDNVLQNEWLKVTLLAQPHLGLLADDTFYFGNAIGDTGDSTADAQVTVNDVARVNANNTTSASVVNIYDINRDGVVNSQDAAIVNNNQTTAASSLQLISLAGTIPTVTTPASAVPNPVNSTT